A genome region from Meleagris gallopavo isolate NT-WF06-2002-E0010 breed Aviagen turkey brand Nicholas breeding stock chromosome 9, Turkey_5.1, whole genome shotgun sequence includes the following:
- the CYSLTR1 gene encoding cysteinyl leukotriene receptor 1, translating to METLTLIPEVLWDGREENHLSGGDVDPRRRSGISPAPGRGVQPPPPSPPPIAELSTTGVAELRNEGCSRPSLPVRGAGGRPAIRAAEQGRVARSGWDRHGSDRHGEIRQLYCNCHITEFSTLRPEIPLQPPGASQQEMTTLLNSSLCQHAIDDFRNRVYSTLYSMISIMGFAGNGVVLFVLIRTFRQRTAFQVYMLNLAVSDFLCVCTLPLRVVYYVHQGHWVFSDILCRLSSYALYVNLYCSIFFMTAMSFFRCIAIVFPVQNINLVTERKAKFVCVGIWIFVTLTSTPFLMNGTYQHGNKTKCFEPPEDTQKTNIIVILDFIALFLGFIIPFIIITICYTMIIRTLLKNSLKKNQANRKKAIWMIVIVTATFLVSFTPYHVLRTVHLHVLRLRRSSCEDTAYLQKSVVVTLPLAAANCCFDPLLYFFSGGNFRKRLTTFRKASSSSITQAFRKKFSLKERDDEPFGESNKENGNAPVVAS from the exons ATGGAA ACCTTGACATTAATACCAGAGGTCCTTTGGGATGGGAGGGAAGAAAATCACCTTTCTGGTGGTGATGTCGATCCCAGACGGCGTTCAGGGATCTCCCCTGCCCCGGGGCGGGGAGTTCAgcctccccccccctcccccccccccataGCGGAGCTCAGCACTACGGGGGTGGCGGAGCTGCGGAACGAGGGCTGCTCCCGGCCGTCCCTCCCCGTGCGGGGGGCGGGGGGTCGGCCCGCTATAAGGGCGGCGGAGCAGGGCCGGGTGGCTCGAAGCGGCTGGGATCGGCACGGCTCGGATCGGCACG GTGAGATACGACAGCTCTACTGTAACTGCCATATAACCGAGTTTTCCACCCTGAGACCTGAGATCCCTCTCCAGCCACCCGGTGCCTCCCAACAAGAGATGACCACACTCCTCAACAGCTCACTGTGCCAACACGCCATCGATGACTTCCGAAACCGCGTCTACTCCACGCTGTACTCCATGATCAGCATCATGGGCTTTGCTGGCAACGGCGTTGTGCTCTTTGTGCTCATCAGGACGTTCCGGCAGCGGACGGCCTTCCAGGTGTACATGCTCAACCTGGCCGTGTCTGACTTCCTCTGCGTGTGCACCCTCCCCCTGCGCGTGGTCTACTACGTCCACCAAGGGCACTGGGTCTTCAGTGACATCCTATGCAGGCTCAGCTCCTACGCTTTGTACGTCAACCTCTACTGCAGCATTTTCTTCATGACTGCCATGAGCTTCTTCCGCTGCATAGCCATCGTTTTTCCGGTTCAGAACATCAATTTGGTCACGGAGAGGAAGGCTAAATTCGTGTGCGTTGGGATCTGGATTTTTGTTACCCTGACGAGCACTCCTTTTCTGATGAATGGGACTTACCAACACGgcaacaagaccaagtgcttCGAACCCCCAGAAGACACCCAGAAGACCAACATAATCGTGATCCTGGATTTTATCGCCCTCTTTTTGGGTTTCATTATCCCCTTTATCATCATAACCATCTGCTACACCATGATCATAAGGACCCTCCTGAAGAACTCCCTGAAGAAGAACCAGGCCAACCGCAAGAAGGCCATCTGGATGATCGTCATCGTGACGGCCACCTTCCTGGTGAGCTTCACCCCCTACCACGTGCTGCGCACCGTTCACCTGCACGTGCTGCGGCTGCGGCGCTCCAGCTGCGAGGACACGGCCTACCTGCAGAAGTCGGTGGTGGTGACGCTGCCTTTGGCCGCCGCCAACTGCTGCTTCGACCCACTGCTCTACTTCTTCTCGGGGGGCAACTTTCGGAAGAGGTTGACCACCTTCAGGAAGGCTTCCTCCTCCAGCATCACGCAAGCCTTCAGGAAAAAGTTCTCCCTGAAAGAGAGGGACGATGAACCTTTCGGGGAAAGCAATAAGGAGAACGGGAACGCCCCTGTGGTCGCTTCATAA